CAGGGTGCCGGCATAGTTGTCCAGTGCCAGGTTAAGTGCTTCGATGGACTCCATGTCCAGGTGGTTGGTGGGCTCATCCATAACCAACACATTGGGGTTCTGCAGTGAGAGCTTGCCGAACAGCATGCGCCCTTGCTCGCCACCTGAAATCACTTTGACGGACTTGCCGATATCGTCGTTGGAGAACAACATCCGGCCGAGGGCACCACGTACTGTCTGCTCGCCGGCGGTCGTCCATTGCTGCATCCATTCGAACAGCGTCTCACCACCTTCGAAGTCCGCCGCGTGGTCTTGAGCGAAATAACCGACTTCAGCAGCATCGGTCCATTTCACCTCGCCGGCATCAGTCGGCATGGTGCCGACCAGGCAGTTGAGCAAGGTAGTCTTGCCGATGCCGTTGGGCCCTATGATGGCGACACGTTCTCCCGCTTCGATTCTCAGATCAAAACGTTCGAACAGTACATTGTCATCCCAGGACTTGGAGAGCTCTTCTGCCGACAGCGCCTGGCGATGAATCTTCTTGTTCTGCTCGAAGCGAATGAAAGGACTGATGCGCGATGAGGGCTTGACCTCTTCGAGCTGGATCTTGTCGATCTTGCGCTGGCGAGAGGTCGCTTGCTTGGCCTTGGAGGCGTTGGCCGAGAAACGACTGACGAATTGCTTGAGCTCGGCAATTTCGGCCTTCTTCTTGGCGTTCTCACCTTGCAGACGTTCGCGCGCCTGAGTGGCAGCTGTCATGTACTCATCGTAATTGCCTGGAAACAGCTGCAGCTCGCCGTAGTCCAGGTCCGCCATGTGGGTACAGACGCTGTTCAGGAAGTGGCGGTCGTGAGAGATGATGATCATGGTCGACGAGCGTGCCTTGAGGATGTCCTCCAGCCAACGAATCGTATTGATATCGAGATGGTTGGTCGGCTCATCAAGCAGCAACACGTCGGGGTCGCTGAACAGGGCCTGGGCCAGCAGCACCCGGAGCTTCCAGCCCGGAGCGACCACGCTCATCGGCTGATCATGCTGTTCGAGGGGAATGCCCAGGCCCAGCAGCAACTCACCGGCACGGGCCTCTGCGGTATAGCCATCGAGTTCGGCAAAGCGCACTTCGAGATCGGCCACCGCCATGCCATCTTCTTCGCTCATCTCGGCCTGCGAATAGATGCGTTCGCGCTCGGCCGCGACGGTCCACAGCTCTTCGTTACCCATGATCACGGTGTCGATGACACGCTCGTTCTCGAAGGCGAACTGATCCTGGCGTAACTTACCCAGTCGTGTGGTGGAGTCTTTCATCACCTGACCGCTGGTAGGCTCCAGGTCGCCGCCGAGAATCTTGATCAGGGTCGACTTGCCACAGCCGTTGGCCCCGATCAGGCCGTAGCGACGACCCTGGCCGAATTTGACAGAAACGTTTTCGAACAGCGGTTTGGGGCCAAACTGCATGGTGATGTTGGCGGTAGAGAGCACGGCGGAGAATCTCGCGGGAGGAACATGAATGAGAGACTTGGGCCGACACTACAAGCGTCTTCGACCAAAGTGGAGCGCACATTGTACGCGCCAGGCCATGGCGCTATCCACCCGAGCTCCCGTTCTATTCGAAGCCTGGGTCTATAGCCGCTCATGACGGCGTGATGTCACACCGGCGGCTTCTCACTCGTCCTGGTATCGAAACCCACAGAAGGAGACGAACCATGACCGCCAGACTTGATCCCTTTGCCGCTGCCCCCTCGCTGATGAAGGACTGGCAACGTGCGTCGCTCGCCATCAATGAGAGTATGGACCCGACTCTTGTCGGGCTGGTCGAGATCCGTGCCTCTCAGATCAATGGCTGCGCCAACTGTCTCAACATGCATACTGTATTTGCGCGTGAGAATGGAGAAACCGAGCAGCGCATCAACCTGCTTTGTGCATGGCGTGAGGCCCCCTGCTATACGGATCGCGAGCGTGCCGCTCTCGGCTGGGCAGAGGTGATGACCAGGCTCTCGGAGGGGCATGATCGGGATGCTGCTTATCGGGGCCTGGAGGATCACTTTACCGAGGAGGAACAGGTGAAGCTCACCTTGATACTCAGTGTCATCAATGGCTGGAACCGTATCGCCACAGGCTTCGGCATCTGGCTTGAACCGGCGGCAGTGAAAGCGACTACTACCAGAGCGGTTAGCTGATGACAAGTGCCGGACATGAGGATGCCGCTGTCGGTTTCGATGCCTTGCGCCCAGTACTGATGCGCGTTGCCTACCGTATGCTTGGCTCCGTTGCCGACGCGGAGGATATTCTTCAGGAGGCCTTCATCCGCTGGATGAAGGTCGACCGCGGAGAAGTGCTTGAGCCCGCGGCATTTCTGCGCCGTACAGTGACTCGACTTTGCCTTGATCAGCTCAAATCAGCGCGGCATCAGCGCGAAGCCTATCCTGGCCCCTGGTTGCCCGAGCCGGTAATGGAAGAGGAGGAGGAAGAAGACGTCACTTTGCCGCTGATGCTGGCATTGGAACGTCTGTCGCCGCTCGAGAGGGCGGCCTTCCTGTTGCACGATGTGTTCGGGCTGGCGTTCGAGGAAGTTGCGATAACCATCCAGCGTGATGCCGCTGCCTGTCGTCAGCTTGCTGCCCGTGCTCGCACTCATGTGCGTGACTCGAGACCTCGTTACCAGGTGAGCAGAAGCCGGGGCCTTGAGCTTGCCCAGGCATTCTTCGTTGCGTCGCGTAACGGCGATATGCAAGCCCTTGGCACAATGCTGGCTGCTGATATCAGCGTGCATGCCGATGGTGGGGGCAAGCGTGCCGCCGCCAGCAGACCCATTCTCGGATTTGCAGCAGTGATGAAGTTCCACGAAGGCCTTGCGGTCAAGCTCCAGGAGCATGGTTCAACACTGGTGCGGACTGGGTTCATCAATGGTCTGCCCGGATTCATCTCGCTGGAGGCCGATGGTGAGTTTCAGACGACGGCGTTCGATATCGAGGATGGCCGGATTGCTGCGATCTATGTGGTAAGGAACCCTGACAAGTTGAGGCACCTGCACTAGATTTGATCAGCACGCAGGAATTGCACTGCGTGACGGACATGATCAAGTGATGAGATGAACATAAGAACGGCAGACCAGAATGAACTCAACCCGTTGGCCCAACTGTGGTACCAGAGTTGGCGGGATGCCCATGCCGAGATCCTGCCGCAAGCGCTGGTTGGATATCGAACGCTGGAAAGCTTCAGAGCCAGGCTTCAGTCGGTACTGTCTGGTGTTCGGGTAGCGGGTCCGCTCGGCGCACCGCTTGGCCTGTGCATCATCAAGGAGGGCGGGATTGACCAGCTATTTGTCGCCGAAAAGGCTCGAGGCACCGGGGTGGCTGCCGCATTGTTGTCCGATGCAGAAGCCAACCTCGGAAACCTCGGGGTGCAGGTGGCCTGGCTGGTCTGCGCGATAGGCAACGAAAGAGCAGCGGGGTTCTATGCGAAGAATGGCTGGCAGCGCACCGGCAACGTGGTCATCCAGTTACCGGTTGCTGGCGGAGCCTTTCCTCTCGAAGTCTGGCGCTACGAAAAGCCACTGCATGCGACATGATCGAGTGGGGACTGGGTTGCTTACTGATGTCACGACACGGTTCGTGTGTCCATGAGTTACCGTGCCCCGACTTTCCGGCAAGGGCCACTCGCTTCATGTATCGCTGAGGTTATCCGTGACGCGTTTTCGGACCCGGTTGATGTGATGGCGCATGGCCAGTCTGGCGCCATCGCTGTCTCTCTGCTCGATAGCGTCCAGAATCATGCGATGCTCGCCAATGACCCGGTCGATACGTTCCTGGCTGGCGCTTTTTGTAATGCTCAAGGCCATGGTCATTGCCTTCTCGATATCGATGTGAATGGACTCGAGAATACTCGGAAACATATCGTTCCCTGTAGCTTCTGCAATCACCATATGGAAGGTGAAGTCTGCCTCACTAGCGATACGGCCTTGCGAGAAGTCTTCTTCCATCCCCTTGAGTGCCTCGCGTAACTGGATCAGTTGTCCTTCATTACGTCGTTCCGCAGCCAGCGCACTGGACTCACATTCCAGCGCGATTCGGACCTCGTAGCTCTTGAGAAGTAGAGAGACATCCGAGGCATCGGCGTATTGAATAAGGCCCGCAGGAGGAATGCGTTGCACGAAGCTGCCTGAGCCCTGACGAGAAATAATGATGCCATCGGCCTGGAGGCGCATCAGCGCTTCTCTAACGACAGGGCGAGAAACCGAGTAGTGCTGGCATATGCGGTGTTCCGAGGGCAATTTCTCACCTTTCTTGAACTGACCATCTATGATGGCCTGCATAAGTTTTCCGTAAAGCTTATCGGCCAGTTTCTCTCTTCGGGGAGGTGTCCCGAGAATGCTGTTCTTATCAAGGCTCATTTGGCAATCCCGCTAGTGCTGCTGTGGTCTCTATTATATTGAACTGGGCGCTTTATGGCGAGGAAGTAGACAAAAATCACCGTTAGAACAATGAAGAAAAGACTGTCCATATTGGTGAGAAAAATTGTCGGATCCCCATGGGAAAG
This Halomonas huangheensis DNA region includes the following protein-coding sequences:
- a CDS encoding ABC-F family ATPase encodes the protein MLSTANITMQFGPKPLFENVSVKFGQGRRYGLIGANGCGKSTLIKILGGDLEPTSGQVMKDSTTRLGKLRQDQFAFENERVIDTVIMGNEELWTVAAERERIYSQAEMSEEDGMAVADLEVRFAELDGYTAEARAGELLLGLGIPLEQHDQPMSVVAPGWKLRVLLAQALFSDPDVLLLDEPTNHLDINTIRWLEDILKARSSTMIIISHDRHFLNSVCTHMADLDYGELQLFPGNYDEYMTAATQARERLQGENAKKKAEIAELKQFVSRFSANASKAKQATSRQRKIDKIQLEEVKPSSRISPFIRFEQNKKIHRQALSAEELSKSWDDNVLFERFDLRIEAGERVAIIGPNGIGKTTLLNCLVGTMPTDAGEVKWTDAAEVGYFAQDHAADFEGGETLFEWMQQWTTAGEQTVRGALGRMLFSNDDIGKSVKVISGGEQGRMLFGKLSLQNPNVLVMDEPTNHLDMESIEALNLALDNYAGTLIFVSHDREFVGSLATRIIEMKDDGIVDFSGSYDDYLRSQGVLG
- a CDS encoding carboxymuconolactone decarboxylase family protein, translating into MTARLDPFAAAPSLMKDWQRASLAINESMDPTLVGLVEIRASQINGCANCLNMHTVFARENGETEQRINLLCAWREAPCYTDRERAALGWAEVMTRLSEGHDRDAAYRGLEDHFTEEEQVKLTLILSVINGWNRIATGFGIWLEPAAVKATTTRAVS
- a CDS encoding sigma-70 family RNA polymerase sigma factor, translating into MTSAGHEDAAVGFDALRPVLMRVAYRMLGSVADAEDILQEAFIRWMKVDRGEVLEPAAFLRRTVTRLCLDQLKSARHQREAYPGPWLPEPVMEEEEEEDVTLPLMLALERLSPLERAAFLLHDVFGLAFEEVAITIQRDAAACRQLAARARTHVRDSRPRYQVSRSRGLELAQAFFVASRNGDMQALGTMLAADISVHADGGGKRAAASRPILGFAAVMKFHEGLAVKLQEHGSTLVRTGFINGLPGFISLEADGEFQTTAFDIEDGRIAAIYVVRNPDKLRHLH
- a CDS encoding GNAT family N-acetyltransferase, with protein sequence MNIRTADQNELNPLAQLWYQSWRDAHAEILPQALVGYRTLESFRARLQSVLSGVRVAGPLGAPLGLCIIKEGGIDQLFVAEKARGTGVAAALLSDAEANLGNLGVQVAWLVCAIGNERAAGFYAKNGWQRTGNVVIQLPVAGGAFPLEVWRYEKPLHAT
- a CDS encoding FadR/GntR family transcriptional regulator, with the protein product MSLDKNSILGTPPRREKLADKLYGKLMQAIIDGQFKKGEKLPSEHRICQHYSVSRPVVREALMRLQADGIIISRQGSGSFVQRIPPAGLIQYADASDVSLLLKSYEVRIALECESSALAAERRNEGQLIQLREALKGMEEDFSQGRIASEADFTFHMVIAEATGNDMFPSILESIHIDIEKAMTMALSITKSASQERIDRVIGEHRMILDAIEQRDSDGARLAMRHHINRVRKRVTDNLSDT